Within Candidatus Bathyarchaeota archaeon, the genomic segment TTCATTTACAAAACTCATTAATTGTTTCATTAACTGCTCAATTTTATTGGCGTCTGGAGGCAAATATGATCCCACCCTCATAGGCCACGTTCGGAATTTTCCAGCAATATCCTGCTTTGTCTCCTTGAATATTTCGTTGTGCCATTTTAGCAGAAGTTCATTGGAAATCTGCTGGGGCGCTTTTAGCATCTCAAGGAAGACTTTTGCGTGTGCTTCGGTTTCTCGGATGTCTTTTAGCGGTTTGTTGGGTGCAATTTGGTCTTCCAGTATCGCTCGTGTTTCGTCAAGAGTTATGGTTGAGCCTTCTATTGCGTTTGTGTTATAGGTGAAGACTATGGCGAGTTCTTTCATTTCTCGTTGTTTTGCAGATTCAGGGAGGGTTTCCCATTTCTTTTGGAAGGCGTTTCTGATTTTTTCCAGTTTTGCTAAATCTGCTTTTTGGTTTGTTTCTTGTATGAGTTGTTGTTTTATTTCTTTGATGTTGTCTGGGATTTTTTTGCCTAGGTAGCGTTCTTTGGTGCGGACTTTGCCTTCTTTTCGATAGGAATGTTGTAGATAGTAGTAGGTGTT encodes:
- a CDS encoding Fic family protein, whose protein sequence is MRIIQRQKGNNTYYYLQHSYRKEGKVRTKERYLGKKIPDNIKEIKQQLIQETNQKADLAKLEKIRNAFQKKWETLPESAKQREMKELAIVFTYNTNAIEGSTITLDETRAILEDQIAPNKPLKDIRETEAHAKVFLEMLKAPQQISNELLLKWHNEIFKETKQDIAGKFRTWPMRVGSYLPPDANKIEQLMKQLMSFVNESSMNPAETAIRAHYIFEKIHPFGDGNGRIGRLLMNYILWKNGYPMFVVKNNKKQAYYKALNKPEEGFRNYMMRQYMAAFGKID